The genomic region ggttctatatggaactcgtgcttgtgttttctgaagagccatcttttaaAGGAGTGTACCTGTGATGTTAATTTGGGAACCAATTACATGTTGATGCTGCTAATGACATACATATGTTGTTAGGGATATAACACGTTTTCTTGCATCATGTAATATTATTGGGATATTGTCCTTTTTGTTTCAGATAACAAAAGAAAGATGGATGAAATGGATGCTGCCTCTGCTGTAAAGATTAAGAGAGGTATTCAGAAAACCTCAGATTTAATCGTTCTTGGCTTACCATGGAAAACCTCTGAACAAGACCTGAAAGACTATTTCAGTACTTTTGGGGAGGTCATAATGGTACAGGTTAGTACTGCTTGTTTGGACTCCAGTCTGAACTACAGAGTTAAGTGTTTTCCTACCTTAATACATTAAATTCAACTTGTGAAATAGCAAGTCCTTCATGAGTTGAGCTGGGTTTGTTAGAGCATGAATAAATACTCAATCACAGTATTTTGACCTTTCATGGACCTGAGATTGACAGTACAGTAGGGGTGTAACAAAGCATTGTGATATAATGTAAAACCATGATGCATCATGAACAGTGGCCATTTTATTAATCTAATGCAATTGAATTGTTTTAACACCAAAGTCTGTTAAGTCAGCACCAATCAACTTGCTCAAATGCTCCTTCTGCCTCCCAGCTGTGGTGTCCTTAGTAAGCTGTGCAATGACgtatcttttttctttattcaagtTTTGTTCACAATAGATAGAActtttattgatcccgaagggaAGTTTCAGTATTCTCAATACTGCATCATTAACCCAGTATTGTGAATTAAGTACAGTGTGTCATTACACCCCTACAACCCaagtttaatgtgttttgtattCAAGGTTTTATGCTTAGTTTTGCCTCTTTCCCTGACAGGTTAAAAGAGATGTGAAAACTGGGAACTCCAAAGGATTTGGCTTTGTGAGATTTGCAGACTATGAGACACAGATTAAAGTCATGTCTCAACGGCATATGATTGATGGAAGGTGGTGTGACTGTAAGCTCCCTAACTCAAAGGTATAACCTTATGTAAACCATTGAAGTAAATATTTCCATTATAACAACCATTTTTAAAGAATAGAATATAATTTGCATAGCTAGTTTAGCATTATATAGCTTGTACTGTATAAGTATTGTTTCAGCTGTGATTGTGTTTATAAGCAAAATAATATGTTGTGTACTTCTTGTGAACTGTGTTGTGAACGATGCATGAAATAGATCTTGTTTCTCTGTTAATTGATCTAGTATTTCCTGGAACAGGCCGGGCCAGACGAGCCTATGCGGAGTAGGAAAGTGTTTGTGGGCCGCTGTACTGAGGACATGACTGCTGATGACCTTAGGCAGTTCTTTATGCAGTATGGCGAAGTCACAGATGTCTTCATTCCTAAGCCTTTCCGGGCTTTCGCCTTTGTCACTTTTGCTGACGACCAGGTTGGTTTTTAGCAGTTAGTGTAGAACTTTTGTTTGCTGTTAGCTTGGCTGATGTCTTGTAACTTGGCAACTGTTTTGCTCTCTAGGTTGCCCAGTCCCTGTGTGGAGAGGACCTGATCATAAAGGGCACCAGTGTGCACATCTCCAACGCAGAGCCTAAGCATAATAATAGTAGGCAAATGATGGATCGTGGTCGTTTCGGGGGGTTTGGGCAGGGCTTTGGTAGCAGTCGCAGTCCTAACAGCAGTGTGAATTTTGGGGCTCTTAGCCTCAACCCAGCCATGATGGCAGCTGCCCAGGCAGCCCTCCAGAGCAGCTGGGGTATGATGGGCATGTTGGCCAGTCAGCAAGGTCAGACGGCTGCCTCTGGCACCACTGCTGCTGGCCAAACAAGTGGCAGCAGAGATCAGAACCAGAGCTATAGCACAAGTGGTAACTATAACACCACCAGTTCAGCTAGTCTAGGGTGGGGTGCAGGCACTAATTCGGCCTCTGGCAGTGGGTTCAATTCTGGCTTTGGCTCTAGTATGGAGACCAAGTCTAGTTGGGGGATGTAAAGAGTTGCTTTTGAAGTGTCCTGAATTCTAGATTATATGGTAAGTATTTTGAGAAGAAAGTTTGTAGTCAGATCTTATGTCCCTTGTATTTAGAAGatatctgcttttttttcctttttgtttaaaaaaaaaagttatacaTGAAAAAGATTGAGTGGATGAAATTGTGAGAGTGGTACGAACACTAAGtagaaatttgattttttttcagtgattcATTTTGGCTATACCTGATCTCCATAAGTAACGAGTATTGAGATCTCAAATGTGTATGAGAATTGTTAGCGCTTCAGTGCCCTCTCAATCATACGTAAAGatgctgggttttttttgtttgtttgttttttaaacctGATTTGAATTGTATTGTGTAgagttgtttgcattttttgtttgaaGTTGATGGTCAAGCCTTCATAAATCTCTTCTACAGTTCACCACCTCTTTTCCAATTTCCCGGGAAGAAGCCCCTCGTTGGCCGCAATGTTCGAGCGATCTCAGTATCAGTACCCTTCTTCCCATGTGTAAATGCTTTGCCATCAAAGAACACAGCTTCACTCTGCATTTACTGTGTTAGACGGTGGGTGTTGtctttttctcccctttttCATGGATGAATCTGTCCGTTATGTATCGCTTTGAGAGCAAGTGAGATGATGGTGATGGATTGTTGGTGGAGAGACTGAATGAGCGAACggactgagagaacatgaaCGCAAGTGTGAAAAGAGCTGGTTGTGCGATGAAAAAAGCAAGATGCCTGCAAGATGTGAGAAGAACCTGTGTGAGCGAGTGTGAGCAGCAGCAGCGTATGTTTTCTGTAGCACCATCAGATGGACATTCGTTGCATCCTTTATTCCCCTTtgatctctctcctctcttccctttTCTCATATAATCAAGCTTATATagttacagaaaaatgtatgtaGTGGAATGTCTAGAAATCTAAGTATTTGTATTCTTGCTCTATTATCTGTTGTGAATGCTTGTATGGTATGTGTGTTCTATCTCCTCCCTGTTACT from Pygocentrus nattereri isolate fPygNat1 chromosome 9, fPygNat1.pri, whole genome shotgun sequence harbors:
- the tardbpl gene encoding TAR DNA binding protein, like isoform X3: MSECYIRVAEDENEEPMEIPSEEDGTVLLSTVAAQFPGACGLRYRSPVSQCMRGVRLVEGVLHAPDSDWGNLVYVVNYPKDNKRKMDEMDAASAVKIKRGIQKTSDLIVLGLPWKTSEQDLKDYFSTFGEVIMVQVKRDVKTGNSKGFGFVRFADYETQIKVMSQRHMIDGRWCDCKLPNSKYFLEQAGPDEPMRSRKVFVGRCTEDMTADDLRQFFMQYGEVTDVFIPKPFRAFAFVTFADDQVAQSLCGEDLIIKGTSVHISNAEPKHNNIHHLFSNFPGRSPSLAAMFERSQYQYPSSHV
- the tardbpl gene encoding TAR DNA binding protein, like isoform X2, with the translated sequence MSECYIRVAEDENEEPMEIPSEEDGTVLLSTVAAQFPGACGLRYRSPVSQCMRGVRLVEGVLHAPDSDWGNLVYVVNYPKDNKRKMDEMDAASAVKIKRGIQKTSDLIVLGLPWKTSEQDLKDYFSTFGEVIMVQVKRDVKTGNSKGFGFVRFADYETQIKVMSQRHMIDGRWCDCKLPNSKAGPDEPMRSRKVFVGRCTEDMTADDLRQFFMQYGEVTDVFIPKPFRAFAFVTFADDQVAQSLCGEDLIIKGTSVHISNAEPKHNNSRQMMDRGRFGGFGQGFGSSRSPNSSVNFGALSLNPAMMAAAQAALQSSWGMMGMLASQQGQTAASGTTAAGQTSGSRDQNQSYSTSGNYNTTSSASLGWGAGTNSASGSGFNSGFGSSMETKSSWGM
- the tardbpl gene encoding TAR DNA binding protein, like isoform X1, whose amino-acid sequence is MSECYIRVAEDENEEPMEIPSEEDGTVLLSTVAAQFPGACGLRYRSPVSQCMRGVRLVEGVLHAPDSDWGNLVYVVNYPKDNKRKMDEMDAASAVKIKRGIQKTSDLIVLGLPWKTSEQDLKDYFSTFGEVIMVQVKRDVKTGNSKGFGFVRFADYETQIKVMSQRHMIDGRWCDCKLPNSKYFLEQAGPDEPMRSRKVFVGRCTEDMTADDLRQFFMQYGEVTDVFIPKPFRAFAFVTFADDQVAQSLCGEDLIIKGTSVHISNAEPKHNNSRQMMDRGRFGGFGQGFGSSRSPNSSVNFGALSLNPAMMAAAQAALQSSWGMMGMLASQQGQTAASGTTAAGQTSGSRDQNQSYSTSGNYNTTSSASLGWGAGTNSASGSGFNSGFGSSMETKSSWGM